The Gossypium hirsutum isolate 1008001.06 chromosome A03, Gossypium_hirsutum_v2.1, whole genome shotgun sequence genome contains the following window.
aactaataaactgtactaattggcccaatcaaaaattctagaaaaaattagtaagtagatatatgagcctagatttggggaaaatttacggatttggattTCGTGTTTTGTAACTCGAGACATGATTTTTTTTGCGTCTGtaacgcagttggacagcttgtctggaaagtgtgatataaattgtttgaatttgttcaagtgctcaaataagtttagtaatgcctcgtgctcgactctggagATGGTCTCGGGTAAAGGGGGCGTTACAAAAATGGTAGTCaaaatagcaacaaaatagtagcaaatagaaatagaaatagaaaaaaattagtcaGATTCGGGTCGGACCTGAACAAAAAAATTCTTACCCGGAGCCCGACCTGTTTAGAAAATGGgtattatttttttgtctaagcccatttttttccttatatttttgcccaaatgaTCAAGTCTAATATTAATCCATCATACTGATCATTAAATTAGAGTTTACTAGCTTAACTTAAAAAGAACTTAATAGCCtattgacttaaataaaaaactttcgaatagtttagtgggttaaataaaaactttcaaattatctaatgactattttataattttttaaaattaattgaccaaaatataaatttattaataatttaatgactttcGGTGTGATTTACCTTtttaaaattgaagaagaaaaccgTGACATAAGATGACGGATTTTTCACGTGATTCATACCATGCTTGACACGTGGTTGGAGAGCTATTTACTTTGATTAAAATATACCATAGGTCGCTCCACTTTTCattgatttaaaatttagatcTAATTATTAACgctattatttttttgttaaatttattggtttaatattttgaaataaaaaaatactcacttggtagtaATATACTTAAAAAGAAAACGTTATAaagaacttaaatttaacaaaataatattaacagtgttaacaactgaatctaaaatttaaaatctgaaaaataaaaagactaaatttttaaaaataaaaatataaagactaaattttaaatttacgaaaaatatataaacttacaaCATATTTCAACATTTACTTTTCAATTATTGGCAGGACCACACGTGGCAGTGACAGAAGAGAAAAGTTGAAATTATGCATATGTATACCTATGGCTAGAGAGGGCTCTTTTTCTTTTGGcaatatatataaacttacaaCATATTTCAACATTTACTTTTCAATTATTGGCAGGACCACACGTGGCAGTGACAGAAGAGAAAAGTTGAAATTATGCATATGTATACCTATGGCTAGAGAGGGCTCTTTTTCTTTTGGCAATATATatgaatttcttattttttttcaatttgatcctttaaattttcgtttcattttgtTAAACTAAACATGccattaaattcaaaaaatttaggcAAAATGAGGCCAAACTAGAGGCACTAAAGGTATTCCCAATTAGGCCAGCTTTAGGCCAGGCTTCAATCATTTGAACCCATCAGGTCAAGGTCGAGTCTAACTTTTTTAAAGAAATCTTGACCCGTCTCATCAACAcacataaaaacaaattaaatatattaacatTTGGGTTAATGCATTGTTTTGGATTTCAACTTAACAATTATTTTCAGCTTAAAATGTTTTTTCtaagttaatatttaaatttagtaattattttcacattaggatttcaattttttttaattcaatttagtctttaaacttggCAATTGTTATCAAATTAGAACTTGaactttttttgtccaaattagtcCTTAATATTGAGATATATCCTTAAAAAGAGGGGGGGAGAGAAAGTCAAGTCCCAATACGTGAATAATTACTTAATTTAAATCCCAATGTCGGAACAATTGTGAAATTCAAAAACTaagttgaacaaaaaaaattcaaatctcactatagaaaaaattttcaagttcaattccTAAAAAGTGCATTACCCCTTAAACATGTTGCTCTAAAATAGATAAAACTCGAAACACCTATCTACTCCATATAATATCTAATTAGAAAATATGAACTAAATCTATAATTATATGCATAGTAAAATACTGGTAATTGAATTTAATCAAATAGATTTAACtgtaggactaaaattttaaaatttaaaaagtacaaggactaaaattgatcaaattaaagtaatgGGACCAAATCCACAACTTTCAcaaagtataaagactaatagCAGGATTTAGCCAATAATAAAAACACACAGAAGAAATCCTACTAATGGCGCTTTTATTTCAACAATGCTGGCTCTAAAAGTTGAccattttacaatttgatccttggGGAATTTCAAGTTTCAAAGCTTCAAAGATTCAGAAATGAAGAAACTCGATCCATCAACTCACCAGCTTTCTCACAATCtggtttaaacaaataaaaaacatgCTCTTCCCCTTCAATCTCCACCATTTCTATAACCCCATTCCACCCACTGTTCTTCACCGTTTCATAGTAACTCACACCCCTTTCTCTCAGAAAATCCTTCTCTGCAACACAGACCAGTATCCTTTTGCAGACCAGACCAGCAGCCAGCTCTTTAATGGCGATACAAGCCGGGTTCAACCTCGGGTCATTGGGACCTTTGCTCGAAGGGAAAATGAATGATATAAGTTCGTCAGGCTCGTCGTTCATGAAAAAAGGGTTCATCAAAAGCAAACCGGAGAGTTTGAGTCGGACTTGGTCGTCTCGGGCGGATTTCATTATCATGTTGTGAGCGATGTTGGCTCCAGCACTGTCGCCGCCTAAGAACACTTTATCAAAGTCGGCGTTTTCGTTGAGCCATGGCTCGGGACCGTTCCTTTCAATGTGGGAAGCGATCCAGTTGATTGCATCCCAGGCGTCGTCGTACGCGGCGGGGAGGTTGTGCTCCGGAGCTTTCCTGTACTGTACGGAAACGGCTATTACCTTGGCTTTGGCGACGAGGGAAGTGAGGTAGTTGTGGTAAGTGGGGGAGAAAGGGGACTCGATGCAAAACGCGCCGCCGTGGATGTAGATGAGGAGCGGGAGTTTGGCGGTGGGGTCTGAGGTTTTGGGGAGGAAAATACGAGCTGACGATAGGGGAGGCACCGGTGCGTCTTTAGACCGAACGCCGGTTTTGGGGTCGTCGGACGCTGGGACCGTTACCGTTTTCCGGAGTCTCTCGGCGCGTCCGTCTTTGTAAAGTTGGAACATGGGATATGAAGGGAAGAATACACGGGCTATTTCTGAGTTACTGCTTGAAGCCATTTTAGAAGAAGATGCTAAATTAACCTCTTAAAGAAGAAAAAGactatatatatagatatgcatgcacatactttttttattatatttttttcatttattttctatttaccTAACACAAAACCTATCCCCACCAAAcatctttaaaattattattcCATTTTCATTTATGAATTGAGTCTTTAActcaattatatttaaattaatgtgaACACAAAAAAccgtaaatttaaatatatttaaatatattaccTTGAATTAAAAAGATTATTCTAAGCATTAATTAATCGGTCCAATTCGTATGTTTTAGGTTGATATTTAATGTCCTACTTATTAGCTCAACTAACCAAGAAACAATATTAATATGACAATGATGTTATGGCAGGGAAGTGATTATCTGGGTTTGTACTCGAAATTCGGTGTCAATTAAGAGATAAGCAATGTAAGTCATTTACCACTATAACAATTATAagtgttttaataattaaattaatgattgaatttttcgatttaactatcaattcaataataattaaatatataattttttattttttatttatttcgaactatttattgaaagattaatttaatttttttgtttaaattatatatcaatcaatcagttcaatccaattcacataataaaataatatcaatttacatttattttattttattttgtaatcttCTTTCACCATACCAACTATAAACCTAATTTGGTTGgaataatttttaaagattttggaaaaagaaaatcaaagaaagCTTTGATTAGTAGTAGCTAGGTGTAGGGAGTCAAATTTTTGGTGcttgttattttattttgatgaCCAAATACACTTTTAATTAAACTTCATCATGGTTGAGTTGGGTAGAGTTAATATTGGGTAGATGtgaaattttaattctatttttctaGGTTTGGGTCTAATTTGGTCTGAAAAATTGTGCTTAAATTTTTACTCAAGTTTGTCTTAGATTAAAAATACTAAATCTAATTCCGACTTGACTTgtctatattaatttttttatagattattttttatacaaaaataaatttaaaaaaatatagtacatcaaatacactaaaaatattaaaataaatattttctaacaaattgaaaataaattaaaaatatttatttttaaataatactaaaatagttGCAACTTCTAAGTAAACGTCCTtagaataataacaaaattaacaataaaataagaattgtataatatctaaaaaaataacaataaaataataacaatataataacgaaataataataaagtagcaACAAAACAACTAATTCGAATTAAGCCgaacctaaataaaaaaattcttaatcaaaatattattttttattcaaacttatttttcaaaattatattttcgACCTATTTTTCAAACCACGCTTCATAACTAGTGTGTGATTGCATTATGTTTGCATGCATTTATGACGAATAAGTACCATCTATCGTGGCAAATTAGTAGCCAAAGGCACTCCACTTGTCCCATTAGATTTTCGTCCGTCATTCGGACCTATGTGCATGCATGTCATCACttcattctttaaaaaaaaattataatctctttatatttttcttttatctttttaaagattttatataaattctttaaaaaattcatGTCATAACATAATTCAATCTTAAAGTATCACATCATCGCTCTTAAATAAAATCTAAACTCAaagattaaagtaaaaaaaattatcatatttcgAGATTAATGTGgacaaaaaaaattctaagaccaagttaaaaataattactaaattcaagtattaaatgttattttttctttttttttaaaaaataaaatatattctatATATAATTAATGCCCAAACAGTTTTAAAAACTATCACGCGATTTCTTAATATTTAGGTTTGTTTTCTATTTCTtacattataaaataataattaaaatttactttTGGTCCAtgttaaaatttagaaattaatttatacaatttctTTTACATAGTTTGGTaatccatttttataatttatttagttaGTAAAAATAGTTATAGTGT
Protein-coding sequences here:
- the LOC121222222 gene encoding probable carboxylesterase 13; the encoded protein is MASSSNSEIARVFFPSYPMFQLYKDGRAERLRKTVTVPASDDPKTGVRSKDAPVPPLSSARIFLPKTSDPTAKLPLLIYIHGGAFCIESPFSPTYHNYLTSLVAKAKVIAVSVQYRKAPEHNLPAAYDDAWDAINWIASHIERNGPEPWLNENADFDKVFLGGDSAGANIAHNMIMKSARDDQVRLKLSGLLLMNPFFMNDEPDELISFIFPSSKGPNDPRLNPACIAIKELAAGLVCKRILVCVAEKDFLRERGVSYYETVKNSGWNGVIEMVEIEGEEHVFYLFKPDCEKAGELMDRVSSFLNL